A single genomic interval of Terriglobus albidus harbors:
- a CDS encoding IS5 family transposase, translating into MRGEEAKQSGMFSYVTMEQRIASDHPVRRIRTMVDAALKRMDGELSQLYAATGRPSIAPERLLRAQLLMVLYSIRSERQLMEQLNYNLLFRWFVGMEIDDPVWDVTVFTKNRERLIAGEASQKLLLAVLEEASQHKLLSEEHFTVDGTLIQAWANRRSFHEKADPPDRGTGAGGKKLLRDTHESSTDPEARLYRKSSSGASVPSYLGHVITENRNGLVVAAMATQAGTTEERAAALKMLKRIKRKKRITLGADKGYQYEKFIKALRRRKVRPHVAEYEPNPKWPNWLNSKERSEPGYAISQRKRKLVEKVFGWMKLDRSMRQTKLRGLRKVDWMVQLMAAAHNLLRLVKLIPPIPAQS; encoded by the coding sequence ATGCGGGGAGAAGAAGCGAAGCAGAGCGGGATGTTCAGTTACGTAACGATGGAGCAGCGGATCGCATCGGATCATCCGGTGCGGAGGATCCGGACTATGGTGGATGCGGCACTGAAGCGGATGGATGGTGAGTTGTCGCAGCTTTACGCGGCGACAGGGCGACCATCGATCGCGCCGGAACGTCTGCTGCGTGCGCAGTTGCTGATGGTGCTGTACTCGATTCGCTCGGAACGGCAGTTGATGGAGCAGCTGAACTATAACCTGTTGTTCCGCTGGTTCGTGGGCATGGAGATTGACGATCCGGTGTGGGACGTGACGGTATTTACCAAGAACCGGGAGCGTCTGATCGCCGGCGAAGCCAGCCAGAAGCTTCTGCTGGCGGTGCTGGAGGAAGCTAGCCAGCACAAGCTGCTCAGCGAAGAACACTTCACGGTGGACGGCACGCTGATCCAGGCATGGGCCAACCGGCGCAGCTTCCATGAGAAGGCCGATCCTCCGGACCGTGGGACGGGAGCGGGTGGTAAGAAGCTACTGCGTGATACTCATGAGTCCTCTACCGATCCGGAAGCGCGGCTGTATCGCAAGAGCTCCAGCGGAGCATCGGTTCCCAGCTATCTGGGCCATGTGATCACCGAGAACCGCAACGGTCTGGTGGTGGCGGCCATGGCCACACAGGCCGGGACGACAGAGGAACGTGCAGCGGCTCTGAAGATGTTGAAGCGGATCAAGCGTAAAAAGCGGATCACGCTGGGAGCCGACAAGGGCTATCAGTACGAGAAGTTCATCAAGGCCCTGCGCCGTCGCAAGGTCAGGCCGCACGTGGCCGAGTATGAGCCGAACCCCAAATGGCCCAACTGGCTCAACAGCAAGGAACGCAGCGAGCCGGGATATGCGATCAGTCAGAGGAAACGCAAACTGGTTGAGAAGGTCTTCGGTTGGATGAAGCTGGACCGTTCGATGCGACAGACCAAGCTGCGTGGGCTACGCAAGGTGGACTGGATGGTACAGCTCATGGCCGCAGCCCATAATCTCCTGCGGCTGGTGAAGCTGATACCTCCCATCCCAGCACAGTCATGA
- a CDS encoding 5'-3' exonuclease — MEVHLIDGTYELFRHFYALPSAKDSEGREVAAVRGVLGSLLGMMRAGTTYIGVATDHVIESFRNQMWPEYKTGEGVDPQLLSQFPLLEEALRALGVAVWAMEEYEADDALASAASLAQDDLRVERVIISTPDKDLAQCVVGTRVVQLDRRRRLERDEQGVIQKFGVKPGSIPDYLALVGDASDGYPGLPGWGAKSASAVLSRFGKLEAIPSDPRDWQVNVSNPKGLSEVLNSKRDLAFLFRDLATLRTDLPLFATVDDLLWKGPTTTFPPIADRLDKASFSKERVPRSS, encoded by the coding sequence ATGGAAGTGCACCTGATCGATGGGACCTATGAGCTCTTTAGGCATTTTTATGCTCTCCCCTCGGCCAAAGACAGCGAAGGTCGCGAGGTTGCCGCTGTGCGCGGTGTTCTCGGTTCACTTCTGGGCATGATGCGCGCAGGTACGACGTACATCGGTGTGGCTACCGACCATGTGATTGAGTCCTTCCGGAATCAGATGTGGCCTGAATATAAGACCGGAGAGGGTGTGGACCCCCAGTTACTATCGCAGTTTCCGTTGTTGGAGGAGGCGCTCCGTGCGCTCGGAGTCGCAGTGTGGGCGATGGAGGAATATGAGGCAGACGATGCGCTGGCATCGGCGGCTTCTCTCGCACAGGACGATCTTCGGGTTGAGCGCGTGATCATCAGCACCCCGGACAAGGATCTTGCTCAGTGCGTTGTCGGCACACGCGTTGTGCAACTCGACCGGCGCAGGCGCCTCGAACGCGATGAACAGGGAGTTATCCAGAAGTTCGGAGTCAAACCAGGCTCCATTCCGGATTATCTCGCCTTGGTCGGTGACGCGTCCGATGGCTATCCGGGACTGCCAGGGTGGGGCGCCAAGTCTGCTTCTGCCGTTCTCTCTCGCTTCGGCAAACTGGAAGCGATCCCGTCCGACCCACGGGATTGGCAGGTGAACGTTTCCAATCCGAAAGGCCTCTCCGAGGTTCTCAATAGTAAACGGGATCTGGCATTTCTATTCCGGGACCTTGCTACCCTTCGAACGGATCTTCCGCTCTTCGCAACCGTTGACGATCTACTTTGGAAGGGTCCTACGACCACCTTTCCTCCCATAGCAGATCGCTTGGACAAGGCAAGCTTTTCGAAAGAGCGCGTTCCACGTTCCTCTTGA
- a CDS encoding IS110 family transposase: protein MDVLHYIGLDVHKRSISYCIKTVAGQIVQEGKLQASRQELRRWAEELQRWSGAMEATLFSAWIYDTLKPYAERLVMGHPAKMRAVTAGKKKSDTIDARTIADLLRCDLLPECYVMPPQMRDLRRLLRYRSMVVQQSVRMQNKMAGLLMESGTVFHKEKLHGKKYFSALIETLEEVPESVKDLLRMSRSSMELFQSAQKQIAQRLLSEPALEQRIERLMSIPGVGPITALTWALEVGDPYRFSSIGDAVSYCGLTAAFRSSAGKQQRGPISKQRNAWLQTVLIEAAKLAPRWNPQLAALHAKQLELGHRNRATLQLARKLVAYLLAVDKSGQPFRIVTSPPETKDAMKTKTKKQPLLTQAA from the coding sequence ATGGATGTCCTTCACTATATCGGATTAGATGTGCACAAGAGGAGCATCAGCTACTGCATCAAGACGGTAGCTGGGCAGATCGTGCAAGAAGGCAAGCTACAGGCAAGCCGGCAGGAGCTGCGACGTTGGGCAGAGGAACTCCAGAGATGGAGCGGAGCGATGGAAGCGACGCTGTTCAGTGCCTGGATCTACGATACGTTGAAGCCGTACGCGGAGCGGCTGGTGATGGGACATCCTGCGAAAATGCGAGCCGTCACTGCTGGCAAGAAGAAGAGCGATACGATCGATGCGCGAACGATCGCCGATCTGTTGCGATGCGATCTGTTACCGGAGTGCTATGTGATGCCGCCGCAGATGCGCGATCTGAGACGGCTGCTGCGTTATCGCAGCATGGTGGTCCAGCAATCGGTGCGGATGCAGAACAAGATGGCTGGGCTGCTGATGGAAAGCGGGACTGTCTTCCACAAGGAAAAGCTGCACGGCAAGAAATACTTCTCCGCTCTGATCGAGACACTGGAAGAAGTGCCGGAGTCAGTGAAGGATCTGCTGCGGATGAGCCGCAGTTCGATGGAGCTGTTCCAGTCGGCACAGAAGCAGATCGCCCAGAGGCTGTTATCGGAGCCGGCCTTAGAGCAGCGGATCGAGCGTCTGATGAGCATCCCCGGAGTGGGTCCGATCACGGCGTTGACCTGGGCCTTGGAGGTTGGCGATCCGTATCGCTTCTCCTCCATCGGGGACGCGGTGAGTTACTGCGGTCTGACGGCTGCGTTCCGGTCCTCTGCCGGCAAGCAGCAACGAGGACCCATTTCCAAACAGCGCAATGCGTGGCTGCAGACGGTGCTGATCGAAGCAGCCAAACTGGCGCCACGCTGGAACCCGCAACTGGCGGCGCTGCATGCCAAACAACTGGAGCTCGGACATCGCAATCGGGCCACGCTGCAACTAGCACGCAAGCTGGTGGCTTATCTGCTGGCGGTGGACAAGAGCGGCCAGCCCTTCCGGATCGTGACTTCGCCACCGGAAACAAAAGACGCCATGAAGACAAAAACGAAAAAGCAGCCTCTGCTCACTCAAGCTGCCTAA
- a CDS encoding ABC transporter permease, with protein sequence MRFLRRFRIRLSNFVTRRSTDQRLQEELAEHLAFQAEENVRAGMPPAEARRQAALKLGPVEAIRERHHAEQSLPFFENLLFDLRYASRMVLKSPGFSAIAIGTMALGIGATTAIYSVIDATLLHPLPYPNPTELVRVQDDLPGVGAHGVGISIPEWRDLQSSGIFQSVALTGTGANVNLTGSEQPLRLSFKQVTPNYFAVLGADAQLGRTFDPSDTTPGYNLEVVISDGLWRKEFGADPQIVGRVLRLDNDAYRVVGVMPRGFRDQGSTSDEQNVDLWLGAGFSGLPFRPPQRDLRLASRAVIARLKPGLSIAAAQGHLDALVDSLKKQYPAEYPAQTAWTVRLIPLTETVVGSIRSSLILLFGAVGLVLLISCVNVANLLLARASGRGREIALRQALGAQRTRLIRQFLAESLLLFVLGGLAGVAILFSAQHFLLRLIPESLPHLNNISINWGVLVFAVAVSVVTGTVFGLAPAWLMSRFDLIGTLRQEGRGSSGSRERARARQILVISELALSLVLLIAAGLLLRSFWDLFKVQPGFNPNRVMAIQSWLPGPNDPSADIYRSATQEAVLVREILRRSRTLPGVEEAAAGDEAALPLGHSQPGRLPLLREGIEMKDNEAPVINSPIVSPEYFHLLSVPLLRGRLFNDQDLEDTPQVAVINQAAALTYWPNQDPLGKRVRLRLDSRDRRTGATPPWTTIIGVIADARTESLADAAIPQIYRSIYQRPAKDLAIFLRGQLDPGAISSQMRTQIQSIDPELPVFHGETLDDVLSTSLSVRRFSMEMVGFFAATALLLAGLGIYGTISYVVNEQRREIAIRLALGAQKATILKMVLRRGVSLAAAGTGLGIAGALVVSHLMSGLLYGVSPTDLPTFAGFTVVLTAVALAASYIPALRAMRLDPITTLHSE encoded by the coding sequence GTGAGATTCCTGCGGCGGTTCAGAATTCGGCTTTCCAACTTCGTAACTCGGCGGAGTACTGACCAACGGCTGCAGGAAGAGCTCGCCGAGCATCTTGCGTTTCAGGCGGAGGAGAACGTGCGCGCCGGCATGCCGCCTGCCGAGGCGCGGAGACAGGCCGCACTCAAACTTGGACCGGTCGAAGCTATCCGCGAGCGTCATCACGCTGAGCAGAGCCTTCCTTTCTTCGAGAACCTGCTCTTCGATCTGCGCTATGCGAGCCGCATGGTTTTGAAGTCTCCTGGATTCTCTGCCATTGCGATCGGCACCATGGCGCTGGGCATCGGAGCCACCACTGCCATCTATAGCGTGATCGATGCCACGTTGCTGCACCCATTGCCATATCCAAATCCCACTGAGTTGGTGCGCGTTCAGGACGACCTTCCCGGTGTAGGCGCGCACGGCGTCGGCATCTCCATCCCTGAGTGGAGAGACCTGCAGAGCTCCGGAATCTTCCAGTCCGTGGCGCTTACCGGCACCGGCGCAAACGTGAACCTCACGGGCAGTGAGCAGCCCCTGCGTCTCAGCTTCAAGCAGGTCACGCCGAATTACTTCGCGGTCCTCGGCGCGGACGCGCAGTTGGGCCGCACCTTCGATCCCAGCGACACCACTCCCGGCTACAACCTGGAAGTCGTGATCAGCGACGGGCTCTGGAGGAAGGAGTTCGGCGCCGACCCTCAGATTGTTGGCAGGGTTCTGCGCCTGGACAACGATGCCTATCGTGTTGTGGGTGTGATGCCGCGCGGCTTTCGCGATCAGGGCTCGACCAGCGACGAGCAGAATGTTGACTTGTGGTTGGGCGCAGGCTTTTCCGGTCTGCCGTTCCGGCCTCCGCAGCGCGATCTGCGTTTGGCGAGTCGCGCTGTTATTGCGCGCCTGAAGCCCGGTCTGTCGATTGCGGCTGCGCAGGGACATCTCGATGCACTGGTTGACTCGCTGAAAAAGCAATATCCGGCGGAGTATCCGGCACAGACCGCATGGACCGTGCGTCTGATTCCACTGACCGAAACCGTCGTCGGCAGCATTCGTTCCTCTCTCATTCTGCTGTTCGGCGCGGTAGGCCTGGTTCTGCTGATCAGTTGCGTCAACGTCGCCAATCTGCTGCTCGCAAGGGCGAGCGGGCGAGGCCGTGAGATCGCGCTTCGTCAGGCTCTTGGGGCGCAGAGGACGCGGCTCATCCGCCAGTTCCTCGCCGAGAGCCTGCTGCTCTTCGTGCTTGGCGGACTCGCCGGTGTTGCCATTCTCTTCAGCGCCCAGCATTTCCTGCTGAGGCTCATTCCGGAGAGCCTTCCGCATCTGAACAACATCTCGATCAACTGGGGCGTGCTGGTGTTTGCGGTGGCTGTCTCCGTCGTAACCGGAACCGTCTTCGGGCTTGCTCCGGCGTGGCTGATGAGCCGCTTCGATCTGATTGGTACGCTTCGCCAGGAAGGACGCGGCTCCAGCGGATCACGGGAACGTGCGCGTGCTCGCCAGATACTGGTCATCAGTGAGTTGGCGCTCTCGCTGGTGCTCCTCATCGCCGCGGGTCTGCTGTTGCGCAGCTTCTGGGATCTGTTCAAGGTGCAGCCCGGTTTCAATCCCAACCGCGTTATGGCCATTCAATCCTGGCTGCCCGGGCCAAACGATCCCAGTGCTGATATCTACCGATCGGCCACGCAGGAAGCGGTCCTGGTACGCGAGATTCTTCGCCGCAGTCGAACCCTGCCGGGTGTCGAAGAAGCGGCCGCCGGTGACGAAGCCGCGCTTCCCCTGGGCCACAGCCAGCCCGGCCGGCTGCCATTGCTCCGCGAAGGCATCGAGATGAAGGACAATGAGGCGCCCGTGATCAACAGCCCCATCGTCTCGCCCGAATACTTCCACCTGTTGAGCGTGCCGCTGTTACGCGGACGCCTTTTCAACGATCAGGACCTTGAAGACACGCCGCAGGTTGCGGTCATCAATCAGGCCGCCGCTCTTACCTATTGGCCAAATCAGGATCCGTTGGGCAAACGCGTCCGCTTGCGTCTGGATAGTCGCGACCGGCGGACGGGGGCTACGCCACCCTGGACAACGATCATTGGCGTCATTGCGGATGCACGTACGGAATCGCTGGCCGACGCGGCCATTCCGCAGATCTACCGCAGCATCTACCAGCGCCCCGCCAAAGACCTGGCCATCTTTCTTCGCGGACAACTCGATCCCGGCGCCATCTCCTCGCAGATGCGCACGCAGATCCAATCCATCGATCCGGAGCTCCCGGTCTTCCATGGCGAGACTCTGGATGACGTGCTCTCCACGTCGCTCTCCGTCAGGCGATTCTCGATGGAGATGGTGGGATTTTTTGCGGCCACTGCGTTACTGCTCGCCGGGCTTGGAATCTACGGAACGATTTCATATGTCGTGAATGAGCAAAGACGTGAGATCGCCATCCGCCTCGCCCTGGGAGCCCAAAAAGCCACCATCCTCAAGATGGTCTTACGCCGGGGAGTCAGTCTGGCTGCCGCCGGCACTGGACTGGGTATAGCCGGTGCGCTCGTCGTCTCTCACCTGATGTCCGGTCTGCTCTACGGCGTGTCACCTACGGATCTGCCCACCTTCGCAGGATTCACCGTTGTCCTTACCGCCGTCGCGCTTGCAGCCAGCTATATCCCGGCGCTACGAGCCATGCGCCTCGATCCAATCACGACGCTCCACTCCGAATGA
- a CDS encoding PadR family transcriptional regulator translates to MKEKPDVLQGTLALMVLKTLDVLGPQHGWGIARRIEQISGDLLAVNQGTLYPLLLRLEHEGSIASEWGVSENKRRARFYRLTAAGRKQLQAETREWEQTAAIIARFFKVKAEDLP, encoded by the coding sequence GTGAAAGAAAAGCCAGACGTTTTGCAAGGTACGCTCGCGCTGATGGTCCTCAAGACACTCGATGTCCTTGGGCCGCAGCATGGTTGGGGGATTGCCCGTCGCATCGAGCAGATCAGCGGAGACCTTCTGGCTGTCAATCAGGGCACGCTCTATCCGCTCCTGCTCCGGCTGGAGCATGAAGGCTCGATCGCATCCGAGTGGGGCGTGTCGGAGAACAAGCGCCGAGCGCGCTTCTATCGGCTTACCGCGGCCGGCCGCAAGCAACTTCAGGCAGAGACCCGCGAGTGGGAGCAGACCGCGGCCATCATCGCTCGCTTTTTCAAAGTCAAGGCGGAGGATTTACCGTGA
- a CDS encoding serine hydrolase domain-containing protein translates to MRSIALLVLVMQIASAYGQTTARLYGNVVPQATWQEAKPEAAGYSGEKLEALRGWLKVQDTESMMVIVQGRVIFSYGDVAHVSKIASVRKSIVGMLYGNYVVANKIDLYKTVTEVGLQESTPFLPIESHATLEQLLEGRSGIYTDPDDTLPRRGSEYPGTYFVYQNWDFNAAGTAFEKLAGKGIYETLGSDLATPLGMQDFDLKKQHKFPSTGSVHPEYAMYLSTRDMARLGLLMLDFGVWNGKNIIPSDWVRYMTSLTTSFKDMHPDVFQNAGEPERWGFGATWWVWDQPAFPGSVYSGFMQGAYSAMGTGGTFITVLPAKNMVVVHKVDIDRSEHATVSPSSYIAMLTMIANSYCGDSCSGN, encoded by the coding sequence ATGCGCAGTATTGCCCTTTTGGTTCTGGTGATGCAGATTGCTTCAGCTTACGGCCAGACAACAGCTCGTCTATACGGCAACGTTGTCCCCCAAGCAACTTGGCAGGAGGCGAAGCCTGAAGCTGCAGGGTATTCCGGCGAAAAGCTGGAGGCATTGCGCGGCTGGCTGAAGGTGCAAGATACCGAGTCGATGATGGTGATCGTGCAGGGACGGGTCATCTTCTCCTACGGCGACGTTGCGCACGTCAGCAAGATTGCCTCGGTTCGTAAGAGTATCGTCGGGATGCTTTACGGAAACTACGTCGTTGCGAACAAGATCGATCTCTACAAGACCGTCACAGAGGTGGGTCTGCAGGAGTCCACGCCATTTCTCCCTATTGAATCCCACGCGACTCTTGAGCAATTGCTCGAGGGACGTTCCGGCATCTATACAGATCCCGACGATACTCTGCCGAGACGCGGCTCAGAGTATCCGGGAACGTATTTCGTTTATCAAAATTGGGACTTCAACGCCGCCGGCACAGCCTTTGAAAAATTGGCGGGAAAAGGAATCTACGAAACGCTAGGGTCGGACTTGGCCACGCCGTTAGGCATGCAGGATTTCGATCTCAAGAAGCAGCACAAGTTTCCGTCCACCGGAAGCGTTCATCCGGAGTATGCGATGTACCTGTCCACTCGGGACATGGCGCGCTTAGGACTATTGATGCTCGATTTCGGCGTTTGGAATGGTAAGAACATAATTCCCTCAGACTGGGTCCGTTACATGACCTCGCTAACGACCTCTTTCAAGGATATGCACCCGGACGTGTTTCAGAACGCAGGTGAGCCTGAGCGATGGGGCTTCGGCGCTACATGGTGGGTATGGGACCAGCCAGCGTTTCCCGGCTCTGTTTACTCTGGGTTTATGCAGGGTGCGTACTCAGCCATGGGTACAGGAGGGACGTTCATCACAGTGTTGCCCGCCAAGAATATGGTCGTCGTGCACAAAGTCGATATCGACCGAAGCGAACACGCCACCGTATCCCCCTCAAGCTATATCGCGATGCTCACGATGATTGCCAATAGCTATTGTGGAGATTCGTGTTCCGGCAACTGA
- a CDS encoding tetratricopeptide repeat protein translates to MEWNDASVQWFDESILRTERFATAIHGGEALVTSMPQDPNSLTGEEIDALWSIRDPVNGEIKLKKALTEYPASADELHTQIARSQGLQGRFHEAWEEIAKVSTTPHEVVQIRVQLESGRLKNTSGDTKESQAHFLKAFALAKQGHFDFYAVDAAHMLGIVSEGQESIQWNEKALKLAANSKNERARKWRGSLLNNLGWSYFNMGDFNTALVTFESALEFQQTTGNPVRIRIPRWAVARCLRALKRYDEAFAIQNDLIQYPEQGYVSEELGELLLVMGRPDEAKPRFRRAYELLSPSLSSDPNERTRLAPLKELSQ, encoded by the coding sequence GTGGAATGGAACGATGCGAGCGTTCAATGGTTCGACGAGAGCATACTACGGACAGAACGGTTCGCTACTGCAATCCATGGTGGCGAAGCCTTAGTGACATCGATGCCACAAGACCCTAATTCACTTACCGGCGAAGAGATTGATGCCCTCTGGAGCATCCGTGATCCGGTGAATGGCGAGATCAAACTGAAGAAGGCCTTGACCGAGTACCCCGCATCCGCAGATGAACTGCACACCCAGATTGCAAGATCCCAGGGGCTTCAGGGCAGATTCCACGAAGCATGGGAAGAGATCGCGAAGGTCTCAACAACTCCCCATGAAGTTGTCCAGATCAGGGTCCAGTTAGAGTCCGGACGACTGAAAAACACCTCGGGCGACACAAAAGAATCGCAAGCCCATTTTCTGAAGGCCTTTGCCTTGGCCAAACAGGGGCATTTCGATTTCTATGCGGTCGATGCCGCCCATATGCTCGGCATCGTCTCAGAAGGACAGGAATCGATCCAATGGAACGAAAAGGCACTCAAACTTGCGGCAAACTCAAAGAACGAAAGAGCGCGGAAATGGAGGGGCAGCCTACTCAACAACCTGGGATGGTCGTATTTCAACATGGGCGACTTCAATACGGCACTGGTCACGTTTGAGTCTGCTCTTGAGTTTCAGCAAACGACTGGCAATCCCGTACGTATTCGTATCCCAAGGTGGGCTGTGGCCCGGTGCCTCCGCGCTTTGAAAAGATACGATGAGGCGTTTGCCATCCAAAATGACCTGATTCAATATCCAGAGCAGGGTTATGTCTCAGAAGAACTCGGAGAACTTCTTCTTGTTATGGGGCGTCCCGATGAGGCCAAGCCTCGATTCAGAAGGGCATACGAGCTTTTGAGCCCGAGTTTGAGTTCCGACCCGAATGAAAGAACACGTCTTGCTCCGCTCAAGGAACTGAGCCAATAA